agtatgcatgaggatgcgggttcaatccctggcgccactcagtgggttaaagatctggtgttgccgcgagctgccatgtaggtcacagatgcggcttggatcctgcattgctgtggctgtggcataggctgacagcagcagctcgattcaacccctagcctgggaacttccatatacagcctttaaaaaaaaaaaaaaaagctagtaggGTTCCATAATCTCCTCAATGGCAAGGATTTTTAGCTTTGCACTCTTCCAGCATCCCATTCCCAGGGTCTGCCTGATCTTTGTTGTCACCTCAGGCTCTAGGCTCTTTGATCTGGTTCTTCTTTTCTGGCTAATGTTCTGCCTGTAGCTCTCATCCCCTCACTCCTGAATAAGAGAAGCCCATAGTCTCTTGAGTGCCCCTTAGTCTCCTAGCCCTCCATGCCCTGCCTTCTGGCTTCACCTCCATCCTTCTCCAGCTTCTATGCCTCCTTACTTCCGCCACTGCCTGGGTTCTGCTCCCCCTTTGGGGTTGTGCCTGCTTGGTCTCTGCTACAGGCCCCTCCTCCGCTTGCCCTGAAAGTAGTTTTATTCCCCAGACTCCATGCCTTTGTCACCTGATAATTATAACATCTGTATGTCAGAGTTTTCCCACACAGATTTATCAAGGGCGTGCTATGTGCCAGAAGGTATCCTAAGCCCTGATGATACATTAATGAGTAAAAACAGAgctacctggcacacagtaggtgtgcaGTATGTGAAGAATAGATAAATGGTTCACCTAAAAAGTTCCAGACAtcaaagatatatataaaaaaatttgtgGAATCAGTGAATTTCTAGTTCTGATTTTCGTAACAGAAATTGAATGTACTTAGCAAACATTTATAGAGACTTTATGCCATAGGTATTGGAAATACAAATAGTTTTGATGAGGATTCATAGATAACTAAAATGCcttttctgaagtgttttttaGAAAACAGgtttttctgtttaatattttttaaatctacagaatcaaagataaaagagaaagaactcaatAGAGCTTCTATTATGGCAAAATGTTTTagcaggactcttttttttttgtctttttgccttttctagggccactccccacggcatatggaggttcccaggctaggggtctaatcggagccgtagccaccggcctacaccagagccacagcaatgtgggatccaagccacgtctgcgacctacacaacagctcacagcaacgccggatccttaacccgctgaacaagggcagggatcaaacccacaacctcatagttcctagtcggattcgttaacccccgcaccacaacggaaactccaagactCATTAAAAGACAGCTAAAATATCTTCTTGGTGTTTATGGAATGGTTTAAATGTGGTCCCACTTTAGAATAGcagtgacagggagttcccaatcgtggctcagccgaaacaaatctgatcagcatccatgagggcacaggttcaatccctgacccctcacagtgggttaagaatccagcgttgccatgagctgtggtgtaggttgcagacatggctcagatctggcgttgctatggctatggtgtaggccagctctgattcaacccctagcctggtgggactctccatgtgccacaggggtggccctaaaaaaaaaaaggagcaaagacaaaaagattagGTTGGCTGAGTTTGGAAATGCGATGAAATATACTGTGACGTTCCGAGGCCAGTAcaaagtctgcttcttttttgtcccTCTAGGGAAATTTGGACCCCCTAAACTAGGTATCAGAAAGAAGGAAGACCAGATCATTGTTGATATATTTCACCCTTTAATTACTACAAATGGAAACGTCCCGGCAGTCGTAGACGATGACGATGACAATGACTGTTACACATTCACATACAAAGTGTTTGTGAGGATAAACGGAAGCGAGGTATgtctttctatttcatctttcaaaacagaaaattttctgGGGCTAGCCTAAGTTGTTTCTATATATGGCGTCATGATAGTAGAATGCTTGTGAATATTCAAGCAAGACTCATGGATCATAAGTTTctgtaagaaaaaagaagtatgaaCTCTATTGAAGGGAATTGGCCCTGGAGTTAATCTTTAACACTGGCCCCAgttttttcctttgcctcttttGACAGCATGGTCCTAAGCTAGGACGTTAACTTgtgtatttccatttttccacCGGTAAGATGAGgataattttaatcatttcttcctCCTGTGTAGGGCTGTAAAATAATATGAAGTTTGTATTGGCATcattgtttttgaaagaaaaggcTCCCAGGACTCCTGTGGGATGTGATTACATTCTGGCCCTGGTGTGCAGACCACACTGGGACTAGAGGTTTTGTATTCCATTCATTCTCCACAATGCTGCCACTCTTTGATGGAACAGTATTTGTCAAGCACATGCCCTGTGCCTTCTAGGCACCAGGAGCCAGCAGTGAACAGTACAGACAAAACTCCAACTGTAATTGCTCTGGAAAACATCAAAGCGGGGAAGAGAGCTGCTTATTCTTCCTGGGAGATGCTTTTATACATATGATGGGCAACAGGGTGGAGGCAGTAGTGATTTCCACCAGGGTGGCCAGGCCTCGCTGGGAAGTGTCACCAGAGCCAGAGCTGGAGGAGGGTGGGAGTGAGCTCCGTGGATGTAGATGGGAGAGTGTTTCAGGCAGTGGCACCCAGACATGTGAAGGGAGTGGCAAGGCTGGGCGGAGTGTGGAGGCAGATGGGGTCAGAGAGTTCACCAGGGCCCCTTCTCTTGAGGCCTTGGAGGGATTTGCCTCTTACTCTCAGTGAGACAGTGTGCTTCTGGAAAGAGTTAAGCAATGGAATGACATCTGATTTCGGTTTTAAAATGGCCCTTGGGTTACTAGCCACGTTGTCTTTCTAACGTGCACATCTAACCGTATTACTGTTTAAAACCCTTTCACAAATCCCCACCAGCTACAGAAAATCTAAATTCTCTTCCACAGCCTGGTTTGCAAGGCCTTCATGATTTGGCCTCTTGCATCCTCTCCAGCTACCCTGAGTCTCCCCATTCCTTCCAGCCTCTTTTCATTTGTGCTCTGATGAGCTGTTTGTTGGCCTCAGTTCCCTGCAGGCCCCATGCTCTTTGACAGAAGGCCCTTCTCCGCCCTCTCTACTGGGGTAGATTTCTCCCCATCCATCAGTAGCCAGCTGGCCTGTCGGCTCCCCTGCAGCTTCTTCTCTGACTCGGGGgactgtttcctcttctgtggtcTGGCCTCTCCTCATTCCAGATAGTGGTCCCCCCGCAGTACTCGTTACTCTTACATCCCTTTCTTGTCCCTTTTCCACACTCCGTCACAGATATTTGAGGTCTGGTACCACTGCCCCAGCTTTTGGCCCTCAGGCTTGAACATGGTGATGCTGGCACCTCGGCTGGTTGCATGAACAAGAACCTCTCAGAGATCGCTGCCACCCCTCTGTATATCACTGCCAAGAGACCCTACAGCTTTGGTGTAATACCCATGTTAGGCTTCCCATGAGAagcttttctctctccccagctAGGTTCCTAACGCTATAGGAATAGGACTAATGAGCATCTGTTGGTTGGACAACTAACAATGAACATGCCTGCTATTTGCGCTGTTAAACACATCACctctatttcactttttaaatgtgttcattcctataaagaacattttaatggATCTAGAACATCATGCTATGTCAAAGTCACAAGTGGACTTCTCCTTTGATGTCAACACTATTTTCAGACATTTCAACATGCATCATATGTCTATTTTCTTCCAATGTTTGACCAGGATAagtatggtgatttttttttttccagattaaaaGGAGTCATGcgttttcattgtgtttttttttcctctattcagACCACAGATAAAATGTACGTAAAGAATGAAGATGATTGTAATGAGACTCAGTGCTTCTTGAGTATTCCAGTGTCCTCGCTGAACTCTGAGTACTGTATTTCAGCAGAAGGAGTCTCAGACATGTGGGATGTTACAACTGAGAAGTCTGAAGAAATCTGTATTACCAGTTTTGATAGTGCCAGCACAGAAAGTAAGTTCTTGCCATTTTTTACCCCTAAATACAGGGAGTGATCACTAAAATAGGGCAATGTGAAAAGAGGCAATGTGTAATTTCAATAAAtctctcttcctttaaaaaaatagtcaataaaatactcaaaaaaaaatagttccattCCTCAGAGAAGTTCAGAATGAAAAGTAAGGCCATTTTTTCAGATGTGAAAACATGTAAAACTAATTTAGAAAGCCATGGGATGACCTTTTgacccaggaaagaaaaaaaatagagcaagcTCATAAAACTGTGTGTGTAAATGCCTGCATTTCAGGATTATGCATAATAATACAAGTATGTTGATTAGTCCAGTACAGCAAGATGTTACATATCCATTAAAACGTTCCTCATGGGGACAGTaagtttaaaaactaaaaagtaggAGTGTTCATTGTCCAAAATTGTGTGATATGCAAACTGGACAAGCACTGGAAATTaacatccaaaaataaatatagattgGTTTAAATGATGGATTATGGGTCATttttataacacattttaaaataattactttagtCTCATTATCTTTTCTTTGTGTGAGGGGGGGTGCATATAATGGAACTTCAGAACTGATATTGTCAGTTGGCAGGTACCTTAAAAATTTGGGCCTTTTCtgataatacaatttttttaattttatcattttttttatttttagagccacacctgtggcatactgaggttcccaggctaggggttgaatcgaagctgtagcttccagcttacaccacggccacagcaatgccagatccgagccatgtctgcaacctacaccacagttcatggcaatgttggatccttaacccactgagtgaggccagggatggaaactgcatcctcatgggtgttagtcagattcgttaactgctgagtgaCATTACAAAATTTGAATGTTCATTGTAGATAATTTATAAAACATGGGAGCCAGGAGGAAACAATTATCTGAAGTTCATCTGAATGAACATTCATTTACTCACAgtttggcatttttctttccatcctagtttttctttttctatgtagCCACCGTCACACACTATATGTCACCTTGTATACTGCATTACAACATAtgctttaggggagttcccgtcgtggcacagtggttaacgaatccgactaggaaccatgaggttgcaggttcaatccctgcccttgctcagtgggttaacgatcgggcgttgctgtgtgctgtggtgtaggttgcagacgcggctcggatcccgcgttgctgtagctctggccagtggctacggctccgattcgacctctagcctgggaacctccatatgccgcgggagcggcccaagaaatgaccaaaaaaagacacacaaaaaaaatatatgctttaaatatttttctatgttatcttacctaatttattcatatttttaatgtctCTAGAATATTTTATCATGTATATCATATTTATTTGATGTTCCTCAATTTTTGAACTTTTGGATTATCTGTAGATTTTCCCTATAATAAATCATGTTTTGGTGACTGTCGTTAGGTGTATATTTTTTTGATTGTTCGGATGTTTTTAGAACAGATTTCCTAggttaaaaaatgtacaaaagaatTTTACAGTACAAAAATCTTTCTGAAGAGTAGAAATCTAGGCTGAAGAATCAGACCAAAGCCTAAAATTAATACGCAAAAGTTTTAGGCCATTACATGAGAGTTTGAAAAAGTTGacttaaaataatataatgcatTTAATGCCAGTTTGCATTATGCTATTTTGACAGAGAACATCCTAATTagtacacaaaatttaaaataaatgccccaggtttatttttaaaaagtcctgaaGCATAAACTGGGCTGATACTGTGGCCACATGGTGGCACCACCGTGGCTCATAAGTGGCAGCATAGTCCCTGCCTGCCTGCTCCCTGCTTCTGAGCAAGATGCTGATATTGCTTATgtagttattttatcttttagtaTTGTAATAATTTAACTTTTGCACCGCCTGGAACAGGTATGATACAGGCATCCATTTCAGTAACTTCCAGAGTTGCTATTTCAAAGAAGTAACTTTGGAATAGGAATTAATGAAATGCTGTGAAAGAGGGCAGACACCACCACCACATGTAGAGTGCTGTTAATTTGGAAGAGAAGACtatgaaaaaaatactgatgattGTGCTATGAAAGTAAAAGGCAGcattagagaaaaatatacaCCCGTGATTATAGAGATTACATGCTCTGAAACAAaatcttccttgtttttttattattctttatacCTTGTTTGTATTCAAGGGGACTTTATTCCTGGGCAGCTttcgtgtatgtgtgtgtgtttacacatcTTTGAATCTTGATAGGTTTTTGTAATCTTTAAGTAAGTATAAAATGTAAAAGACTTTGGGAGAGTGGGACGAAATTATTTtaagaggagctcccatcgtggctcagcggttaatgaatctgactaacatccatgaggatgcaggttccatctctggctttgctcagtgggttaaggatccaacattgccgtgagctgcggtgtaggtcgcagacacggctcggatctggcgttgctgtggctgtcgtgtaggctggcagctgccgctccgattcaacccctagcctgggaacttccatatgctgccagtgcagccctaaaaagcaaaaaaaaaaaaaaaaaaaagaatattattttaagaGGTATAGACATTGCCAGAATTTATTTCTAAAgagatatatttaaaagtttttccttttgccttttaaaCTGAGAGAGTAGTATAACTCTGGAAACACCCTATATTTGAGGCTATAAGGAAGTATTATGAAAAGGCTATTGTAGCCACATTGTATCATGACAGCATAGTTGAAAAAAATTTAGTCTCAAATCTGGGAAGAATCATATTGATATTTAGGACAGGTACCTAACTTTTTACTCATCTCTCCTGACTTCTATGTCAGCATTCTTTAAAACTCTGACCATAGTAATTACCTGATGTGCAGATCTACAAAAGGATAGTGCTAAGACTTTGACTATTTGCTAGATAATGTTCCCTCATAATTctaattcatgattttttttcccttttcttagatTCTGTTTGGATTCCAATTGTTGCTGCCGTAGTACTCTTCCTAGTACTTTCCCTGATAGTTGCATGTTATCTAATTAGGAAAATGAATCCATTTAAGAGAGAAAACATCATGTTACCCAAATCTTTGGTAATgtatcaaatatttcttttctctaatgataaatagttggcccttgaacaaccCGGATTTGAACTAAATGGGTTCACTTATGCTTGAGTTTTTTCAATGTATACATTGGAAAATTTTTTGGAGGTGTGTGGCAATTTGAAAAAACTTACAGACAAACCCTGTAGCCTAgacatattgaaaaaaattaagaaaaagatatgTCATTggtgtataaaatatatgtagatattttACCTATAACATGAAAAACATGAAAGTGAACCATTTGTGTTATCAGTAAGACTTCTGGCTAACAGTAGGCTATTAGCAGTGAAGTTTTGGGAAAGTCAAAAGtcatacataggagttcccactgtggcttcgtgggttaagaactgtacatagtctccgtgaggatgtgggttcgatccctggtctgactcagtgggtttaggatctgatgttgccacaagccgtgTACATTACAGATGTAGTTGGGatccagcacctgcagctccaattcagcccttagcccaggaacttccatacgccacaggtgcagccctaaaaagaaaagaaattaaaatttttttaatttctgaagaaaaaaaggcataCGTGGGTATTCAACTGCACAGGGACTCACTGTGGAGACCCTAACCTCCAGTTGTTCAAAGTCATCTGTACACTAAAATGTGATTTGAACTTTTTTGATAGTTcctaaatgtgttttttaaagaagatgGATAATCAGCAGCATGTTACCTATCATACATCAGTCAATCTACCACACATCCAAAACCATGTGCTtttgagagttccctttgtggctcagccgttaacaaacccaattaggatccatgaggatgcaggttccatccccagtctcactccatgggttaaggatcccgtgctgccatgagctatggtgtaggtcacagatgtatctCAGATCCTGTAgcgttgtcgtggctgtggttgtaggccggcagctgtagctctgattcgacccctagcctgggaacctccatatgccttggatgtggccctaaaaagccaaaacaaaacgtACTTTTTACTATGCACTGGGGTCTTTTTTATGTGTAGGGCCAAAGCATGGTTAGAAAAGTCTCTTAAGGAGCTTAAAGTCTAGTGGAGAAGAAAGATAAGTATTCCCTGGATGTAGAGTGTGGTAGGTTCAAAGGTAGAGATTTACAACCCATGCCAGCCAGGCATACATCTGCCTTTAGAGGGTGGGGTTAATAGTGACTTTGCCAGAGGCCGTAGTGCCTGAATTGTCCTAAGGGACAGATAGACATTTATCCAGGTTCGAAGAGACAGTACGTACTAAGGCCCAGTGTCAAGAAAGCATGACTTTTGAAAATCTGCAGATACAGGAATACTTCATTATGGTTGGAGTATTGAAGGGAAGAGGGCCAGTGGTGAGATTCAGTcagaagttgctgtggctgtggtgtaggctggtggctacagctccgattcgacccctctcctgggaacttccatatgccgcaggtgcggccctaaaaagaaaaaaaaaaaattatagagccAATGAAAATTAGAATTGGGAAGGCAAACGGTGGACGTACTATGTAAAAGAAATAGCTCTCCTCACATGACAAATATACATCCATGTGGAAGATAGCACACAAAAAGCAACATATGTTGGTGAGGTAGTGACTTTCTAAAAACTCTTAAAGCTTGTTTTTaatcttaatatattttcattaaaaagaaggaaaaggcaacCATCAGATTCTATTATGCTGTTATCCTAAATATGCCATTTGGCGGTTTATTTAACTACCTGTTACccttggaccttttttttttttttttttttgaaataagcaTTCAAGTTTAATACTAATCATTGATTTCTCTTCCCTTAGCTGTCTGTGGTAAAAAATGCCTCTTCAGAGACAAAATCTGAGTCAAAATATATATCACCCATCACCTACCAGCCAATTGCCCTAGAAAATGAACAGCTGTCTCCAGGGACAATTTCAAGCGTGCATACTGAAGACAATCCAGGAAAAGCAGAACATGGAGAAGATGTTTCTAGTGAAACGCAAGTGGTGACCACTGAAGAACATATTTCTGACACGGCCTCTAGTAGCTCTCTGACCCCAGTAAAGAGAGAGAATTCTGTCCACTCGAGCAGTAACCAGTGTGAACACTGCAGCATCA
The nucleotide sequence above comes from Phacochoerus africanus isolate WHEZ1 chromosome 2, ROS_Pafr_v1, whole genome shotgun sequence. Encoded proteins:
- the IFNGR1 gene encoding interferon gamma receptor 1, which codes for MALLLFLALITQAGSEAKMSTADPELSSVPMPTNLKIEAYNWNTVVSWDYPPTLWSPVFTAQVKTYEDATWIDACNTSDHSCNIFPTMYSPSDPLWARVKARLGPQESAYAESKEFILCQQGKFGPPKLGIRKKEDQIIVDIFHPLITTNGNVPAVVDDDDDNDCYTFTYKVFVRINGSETTDKMYVKNEDDCNETQCFLSIPVSSLNSEYCISAEGVSDMWDVTTEKSEEICITSFDSASTENSVWIPIVAAVVLFLVLSLIVACYLIRKMNPFKRENIMLPKSLLSVVKNASSETKSESKYISPITYQPIALENEQLSPGTISSVHTEDNPGKAEHGEDVSSETQVVTTEEHISDTASSSSLTPVKRENSVHSSSNQCEHCSITLNAYHSRNGSDSGLVESDSCSDSEFPPSNKTEIKSEGQEFAALRNTTTSFGYDKPHVLVDLLVDDGGKESLIGYRVTAESEEFS